DNA sequence from the Terriglobales bacterium genome:
AGAAGCTATTGGCGACGGTCTGGACTTCCTTGACGTAGGTATCGGAGATGGGAAACAGGCGCAGGCCATAACGGTCGGTCTGGGTGTCGACCATCCCATCCATCTGGTAGTTAATGCGGTCCAGCAAGCCGTTGGTATTGATGGTGCGCGGAATGCCGAGTTCCGGGTTGGGATGGCCGCTGACGCCGGGCTGGAACAGAATGAAGTTGTAAGGATTGCGCGAGGTGAGCGGCAGGTTCTGGACTTCGCCCTCGGTGATAGTGCGACCGATGTTGACGCGCGCCGGTTCAACCACGGGCGCGCCGCCGGTAACCTCAATCGCGGTCTCCACCTGGCCCACCGACAATTGCGCATCGATGACGGCATCTTTGCCGGCCTCCAGCACCACGTTGGAGTGCCTTTGAGTTGCGAATCCTTCCCTCTTGACCGCGACAGCGTAGCTGCCCAGCGGCAGGTTCGGGAAAACGTAATACCCTTCATCGCTGGTCGACCCTGAGCGGGAAAAACCGGTCGCGGAGTTGGTCACCGTGATCGTGGCCTGCGGCACGGCGGCGCCGGTGGTATCGACGACGCGGCCCCGAATCGTGCCGTTGATCGCGGTCGATTGCCCCAAAGCGGCAGCCGTAAAGGCGAAGACAATGCATACGAACAAGGGCACGATGAAACTCTGACCACGAAGGCAATTGCGGCGGACCATATGCGTTCCTCCCTGCGTCCCGGGTTTGGTTTGGTTGCCATGCATCGGGATGCTAGTTTAGGTGTTTCGACAACAAGCGGCAAGGCGAGCGGCCGGCGAGTGTAAGTGGCGAGGCAAGGAATCGAGTTCGTTTGCCAGCCGGGTTCGATTTCGGGTGCCGCATTTCCGGCATGCGGTTCGTCAGTGCGCTGCCGCCCACCCTGCGGGCTAATCCAAGAATTTGTTTTGCGGGATTCGTTTTTTAGTGCATCTTCTTCCGAGGCCGGGAATCTATCCCGAAATGAAATAGTCCCGGATTGGCCTGCGAAGGCGATTCGGCCCTGGATGCATCAGTTATTGGGGTGAAGCAAGCCGGCGGAATCCACCGGCCGGGGTTACGAGCAAACCATGATGTCTTGCTGCCAGATGACGTGTTGTCCCACCTGCAACGTTTGTTGTTGCGGGACCACATCGTCTGGCGCCGGGAGCGTGGCATAGCAGTACAGTAAGTCAGCAATAATCCACAAAACCCACACGCCAGAGTTTTCGGGCGCGTGGGTTTTTGTTTTTGGGGTGAAACGTGGCAGAGCTGGCAAAAGAAACCCGGACAGAGCGGGTCGAGAGACTGAAGCGCGAGAAGAATGCGTGGGAGCATCTCGACGAGATCCGCGCTTTCGCCAAGAACGGATGGTCGTCCATTCCCCCTGAATGGCTGGGCACCTACTTCCGCGCCTGGGGCGTTTATACCCAGGGGGATGGCGCTGGCGCGATCGGCGGCACGGGCGGCGAAGGGCGCGCCGTGCCTCATTTCATGGTGCGTATTCGCGTGCCGAACGGCCTGCTGCTGGCGCACCAGGTGCGGGTGATTGCCGATGCGGTGGATAAATACGCCGCCGGTGTAGCCGACATTACCGTCCGCCAAAACATTCAGCTCCACTGGGTAAAGATTGAGGACCTTCCCGACCTGCTCGAGCAGCTCTGGCGTGCCCGCCTCACCACCATGGGTTCTTGCGGTGATGACACCCGCAATATCACCGGCTGCCCGCTGTCGGGCGTCGACGCCGACGAAATCTGTGACGCCTCACCGCTGGTGTTCAAACTGACCGAGCAATTGGTTGGCAATGCCGAGTTTTACAACCTGCCGCGAAAATTCAAGATTTCGGTCACCGGCTGCCGCGTGTGGTGCTCCTATCCCGAGATCAATGATATCGGCCTGACCGCTGTCGTGCGCCAGCGTCATGGCCGGCCGGACGAGGTGGGTTTCTCGCTGCGGGTTGCCGGCGGACTATCGGCGGAGCCGCATCTGGCGGAACGGCTCGACGCCTTCGTCGCCTGGAACCAGGTGGTGCCGGTAACCACGGCCATCGCGCAGATTTTCCGCGACAGCGATGTCCTCCGCCAGAACCGCGAGCGCGCCCGCCTCAAGTACCTCTTCCTCCATCACGGCTGGACCCCGGCTGATTTCCTCTCTGCCATCGAAGACCGCCTCGGCTTCAGGCTCGATCCTGCGGTAGAGGAACACGCGCCGGTTGACATTTACCGCGACCACGTCGGCATCCATGCGCAGAAACAATCCGGCTACTGCTACGTCGGGGCCGCCGTGCTGCGCGGCAGGATCACGGGCGCTCAACTCCGCACAGCGGCCGAGGTGTCGGAACGGCTCGGCAATTCACAGCTGCGCACCACCAACATGCAAAACCTGCTGATCGTGAACGTGCCTCGCGAGCGCGCCGCGCAGGTAGCCATCGAGTTGGAAACCGCTGGCCTGCATACCAACGCGTCACCGTTCTGGCGCGGGGCGATCGCCTGCACCGGCACCGAGTTCTGCAAAATCGCAATCACCGAAACCAAGGGCTTCGCCCGCTGGCTGGTCGAGGAACTGGAGGAGCGCCTGCCCGGGTTTGATCAGCAGTTCAAGCTCAACATCACCGGCTGCCCCAACAGTTGCGGCCAGCACTGGATTGCCGACATCGGGCTGGAGGGCAAGAAGATCAAGGAAAACGGCCACTTCGTTGACGCCTATTACTTCTGCGTCGGCGGCGGCGTAGGACGCGACCAGGCGATCGCGCGTCCGGTCGGCTACCGGTGCCGCGCGGCCGAGGTGCCGCAGGCGATTGAGCGTCTGCTGAACACGTTTTCTGAATTGCGAAATCCCGGTGAAAACCTGCGCCAGTTTTTCGCCCGTCACGAGGCCAACGAAATTCGCGCCTTTCTGGCCGGCACACTATTGCCCGCGGTCGCGCGCGACCTAGCCAGCGACCGGCCGCCGCATGGGGTGGAGGGATGACAACGCTCTTTCCCATGTTCGTGAAGTTGGCGGGACGCAAGTGCCTGGTGGTTGGCGCTGGCCCCCTCGCGGAGTCGAAAGTCGAGGACCTGCTGCACTCGGGCGCGCGCGTGCACGTGGTCGCGCCGGATGCGACGCCGCAGATCCAGGCTTGGGCTCGGGATTCCCGGATTAGCTGGGAACAGCGCTACTTTGCGCCGGCGGATTTGGACGGCGCCAGCCTGGTCATCGCGGCCACTTCGTCCGACGATGTCAATCAAGCCGTCTTCGACCAGGCGGAGGCGCGCGGAGTCTTCTGCAATGCGATCGACCAGCCTGGGCGCTGCCATTTTTATTTTCCGGCTGTCGTCCGGCGCGGGCAGCTTCAGATAGCAATCTCCAGCGGCGGACTCAGTCCTTCCTTAGCTCACCGCCTGCGCGTTGATCTGGAACAGCAATTTGGACCCGAGTACGAGGTGTGGCTGGAGTGGCTTGGCGCAGTGCGGAAGCTGGTGCTGCAACGGCAGAAAGATCCTGCAAAACGGAAGCGATTGCTGGCGCGACTGGCCAGCCGCCGCTCGCTCGACAGCTTCCTGCGCAGCACACGAAAGCGCCGTGGAGGTGTGTCATGACGGGCAAGGTCTATCTGGTTGGCGCCGGTCCGGGAGACCCGGAGTTGCTGACGGTGAAGGCGGCGCGGATTCTGGGCGCTGCCGACGTGGTTCTGCACGATGCGCTGGTCAGCGCGGAAATCCTCGCGCTCGTGTCCCCTCGCGCTGAAGTAATCCATATCGGAAAGCGCTGCCGCCAAAAGCTGCTCACGCAGGAAGAAATCAACTCTCTCCTGGTGCATTACGCCCAGACCCGAACCACGGTGGTTCGCCTCAAGGGCGGAGATCCCCTGCTCTTTGGCCGCGCCGGGGAGGAGATTGACGCGCTTCGCACAGCCGGCGTGCCCTTCGAAATTGTTTCCGGGGTGACCTCCGGGCTGGCTTCCGCCGCCGCGGCCGGTGTTTCCCTTACCGACCGCCGCATCGCCTCGCAAGTGCTGTTCACCACCGCCCATCGCGAACCCGGAAGAGTCGCGCTGGACTGGGCCGGCCTGGTCGGCTCCGACACCACCGTGGTGGTTTATATGCCTGGGCGCGAGTACGCCCAGCTCAGCGCTTCTTTGCTCGAAGCCGGACTCGACTCCCAAACGCCGTGCCTGGTCACTTCATGCGCCAGCCTGCCGGCGCAACAACTGAAGCGCACGACAGTGGGCGGATTGGGCGACGAAATTGGCCTCGCTGCGCCTTCCCTTCTCATCATCGGCTGGGTCGCGGATCCGGCGGCGGTATTCGCGGCCCATGCGCTCTGGAACAAACCTGGAAAATCACAAGCAGCGGAAGAGAACGTCTTTTAAGGAGAAATCAATGAGTGAAAACAAACAGAAAAGTCGCCTGCAGCATTTGAAGCTGACGCTGGACGGATGGGCGGTCGCCACCGCCTTCGTGCTGGCGCTGCTGGTACGCGTCGGAGTGCTTAAGCGCGTGCCCTGGTAATCCACGAACGCCCAACTTGAAAGGACAACTTTTATGGCTGGCTCCATTGCCCTGCCGCGGGTTCAACCAATCCGCTTTCACACTCACTTGCTCCGCCTCGTGCCCGGCGTACTCTTGCTCACCGCCATCGGAATCGGCGGCAAGCTGGTGGAAAAAAATATTTCGCTGTACGCGAAGGCCCATCACCTGGTCATACCGAACATTGAGTACGTTTTGTGGGCCATTTTGATTGGGTTGGTGATCTCGAATGTGTTCGGCATTCCCCAGGTCTTTCGTCCCGGCATCGCTACCTATGAATTCTGGCTGAAGGCCGGCATTGTGCTGCTGGGATCGCGCTTTCTGCTCGGCGATGTGCTCCACCTCGGCCCCATCAGCCTGGTGCTGGTTGCTCTCGAGTTGACCGTCGCGCTCGCGCTGATGACCTTGCTCGGCCGGTTGTTCGGGCTCAGTCCCAAGCTGACGTCGCTGCTCGCGGTTGGGTCCGCCGTATGCGGCGTATCCGCCATTATCGCGGCGCAAGGCGCGATCGATGCCGACGAGCAGGATTCCTCGTTTGCTATCGCCGCTATTCTCGCTCTTGGCGCGCTGGCACTGTTCACCTTCCCGCTGATCGGCCACGCCCTCCACATGAGCGATCACGCATATGGAATGTGGGCCGGCTTGGCCGTGGACAACACCGCTGAGGCCACCGCCGCAGGCGCGCTGTTTTCC
Encoded proteins:
- a CDS encoding nitrite/sulfite reductase, whose amino-acid sequence is MAELAKETRTERVERLKREKNAWEHLDEIRAFAKNGWSSIPPEWLGTYFRAWGVYTQGDGAGAIGGTGGEGRAVPHFMVRIRVPNGLLLAHQVRVIADAVDKYAAGVADITVRQNIQLHWVKIEDLPDLLEQLWRARLTTMGSCGDDTRNITGCPLSGVDADEICDASPLVFKLTEQLVGNAEFYNLPRKFKISVTGCRVWCSYPEINDIGLTAVVRQRHGRPDEVGFSLRVAGGLSAEPHLAERLDAFVAWNQVVPVTTAIAQIFRDSDVLRQNRERARLKYLFLHHGWTPADFLSAIEDRLGFRLDPAVEEHAPVDIYRDHVGIHAQKQSGYCYVGAAVLRGRITGAQLRTAAEVSERLGNSQLRTTNMQNLLIVNVPRERAAQVAIELETAGLHTNASPFWRGAIACTGTEFCKIAITETKGFARWLVEELEERLPGFDQQFKLNITGCPNSCGQHWIADIGLEGKKIKENGHFVDAYYFCVGGGVGRDQAIARPVGYRCRAAEVPQAIERLLNTFSELRNPGENLRQFFARHEANEIRAFLAGTLLPAVARDLASDRPPHGVEG
- a CDS encoding bifunctional precorrin-2 dehydrogenase/sirohydrochlorin ferrochelatase encodes the protein MTTLFPMFVKLAGRKCLVVGAGPLAESKVEDLLHSGARVHVVAPDATPQIQAWARDSRISWEQRYFAPADLDGASLVIAATSSDDVNQAVFDQAEARGVFCNAIDQPGRCHFYFPAVVRRGQLQIAISSGGLSPSLAHRLRVDLEQQFGPEYEVWLEWLGAVRKLVLQRQKDPAKRKRLLARLASRRSLDSFLRSTRKRRGGVS
- the cobA gene encoding uroporphyrinogen-III C-methyltransferase, which gives rise to MTGKVYLVGAGPGDPELLTVKAARILGAADVVLHDALVSAEILALVSPRAEVIHIGKRCRQKLLTQEEINSLLVHYAQTRTTVVRLKGGDPLLFGRAGEEIDALRTAGVPFEIVSGVTSGLASAAAAGVSLTDRRIASQVLFTTAHREPGRVALDWAGLVGSDTTVVVYMPGREYAQLSASLLEAGLDSQTPCLVTSCASLPAQQLKRTTVGGLGDEIGLAAPSLLIIGWVADPAAVFAAHALWNKPGKSQAAEENVF
- a CDS encoding putative sulfate exporter family transporter, with product MAGSIALPRVQPIRFHTHLLRLVPGVLLLTAIGIGGKLVEKNISLYAKAHHLVIPNIEYVLWAILIGLVISNVFGIPQVFRPGIATYEFWLKAGIVLLGSRFLLGDVLHLGPISLVLVALELTVALALMTLLGRLFGLSPKLTSLLAVGSAVCGVSAIIAAQGAIDADEQDSSFAIAAILALGALALFTFPLIGHALHMSDHAYGMWAGLAVDNTAEATAAGALFSDSASKIAVLAKTTRNAMIGFIVLGYAIYWASRGKARHVTNKAAFLWEKFPKFVLGFLIISLLASASFFNQQQLTGLANLSRWAFLLTFAGVGLRTNFRDMRKQGLRPFVVGALGEVAIAVVTLAFVLAADKLFRL